One segment of Scyliorhinus torazame isolate Kashiwa2021f chromosome 14, sScyTor2.1, whole genome shotgun sequence DNA contains the following:
- the LOC140390146 gene encoding uncharacterized protein has product MEEKPFKCEVCDQTFAHSSTLVKHRRIHTGEKPFKCEVCDKCFAQSSGLMYHRRVHTGEKPFTCEVCEKAFSHSSHFRRHQRVHTGEKLFKCEVCDKAFTNSSTLLNHQRIHSGDKPFKCEVCNRTFARLLTLVNHRRIHTGEKPFKCEVCAKSFSQLPNLRTHQRTHTGEKPFRCEDCDKTFTRSSDLLRHQRIHTGEKPFKCEVCDQAFTQPSTLLQHQRVHTGEKPFRCEVCDKGFAQLSGLLYHRRIHMRETGEV; this is encoded by the coding sequence ATGGAAGAGAAACCATTCAAGTGTGAGGTCTGCGATCAAACCTTCGCACATTCATCAACACTTGTGAAACACCGACGTATTCACACCGGAGAAAAGCcgttcaagtgtgaggtgtgtgacaagtgCTTTGCACAATCATCAGGCCTGATGTATCATCGAcgcgttcacacaggggagaaacctttTACATGTGAGGTGTGTGAGAAAGCATTCTCACATTCATCTCACTTTCGAAGACATCAACGTGTGCACACAGGGGAGAAACtgttcaagtgtgaggtgtgtgacaaagctTTCACAAACTCATCAACGCTCCTGAATCACCAACGCATTCACTCGGGGGATAAACCATTCAAATGTGAGGTGTGTAACAGGACATTTGCACGATTATTGACCCTGGTGAAtcaccgacgcattcacactggggagaaaccattcaagtgtgaggtgtgtgcCAAATCATTCTCACAGTTACCAAATCTCCGCacccaccaacgcactcacacaggggagaaacccttcaggTGTGAGGATTGTGACAAGACTTTCACCCGATCCTCAGATCTCCTGCGACACCAGAGGATCCACACCGGCGAGAAACCCTTCAAATGTGAGGTTTGTGACCAAGCCTTCACACAGCCATCAACGCTGCTGCAacaccaacgtgttcacacaggggagaaacccttcaggTGTGAGGTGTGTGATAAGGGCTTTGCTCAATTATCGGGGCTGCTGTATCATCGTCGCATTCACATGAGAGAAACCGGCGAAGTGTGA